The following are encoded together in the Candidatus Pantoea floridensis genome:
- a CDS encoding TonB-dependent siderophore receptor encodes MKQPYLWVLKPCLLAMLSSGAWAEEPNEDQLVVSASRAHRSVAEMAQTTWIIEQAEIEQQVQGGKELKEVLAQLIPGMDVSSQGRTNYGMNMRGRSMMVMVDGVRLNSSRSDSRQLDSIDPFNIERIEVISGATSLYGGGSTGGLINIVTKKGQAGTEVELQTGTKSGFNSHNDHDENIAAAVSGGNDKASGRVSVAYQRYGGWYDGKGDEVIIDNTQTGLQYSDRLDLMGTGTLNIDENQQLQLTTQYFKSESDGKHGLYLGENFSAVTGSGNAYNAGNLNSDRLPGTERHLINLQYSNTDFLGQDLVAQIYYRDENLTFYPFPTLSGGRVTSIGASQQKTDFYGGKLTINSKPVDSLSLTYGVDAEHETFDANQQFFDLNTAAQSGGMTLENAYNVGRYPGYSITNLAPFLQSSYDIDAITLSGGVRYQYTKNKVDDFVGYAQQQALATGIATSADAVPGGSTNYNNLLLNAGILGRITERQQVWFNFSQGFEIPDLAKYYGSGTYQLENGHYNLTNSVNVNNSKLDGIKVDAYELGWRFTGDNLRTQLAAYYSLSDKTISINKTDMTINLDDDKRRIYGVEGQVDYFFSDSEWSSGSNFNIIKSETRVDGKWEKLTIDSASPSKFSAWLNWAPGDWNLRVQSTQTFDVSDADGKKINGYNTVDFLGSYALPVGKLSFSVENLLDKDYTTAWGQRAPGLYSPTYGDAGLYTYKGRGRTFGLNYSVVF; translated from the coding sequence ATGAAACAGCCATATCTCTGGGTTTTAAAACCATGTTTGCTGGCGATGCTCTCTTCCGGCGCCTGGGCTGAAGAGCCTAATGAAGACCAGCTGGTCGTCTCCGCCAGCCGCGCCCATCGCAGCGTTGCGGAAATGGCGCAGACCACGTGGATAATTGAGCAGGCTGAAATCGAGCAGCAGGTTCAGGGTGGTAAAGAGTTGAAAGAAGTGCTGGCGCAACTCATTCCGGGCATGGACGTCAGCAGTCAGGGCCGAACCAACTACGGTATGAACATGCGTGGTCGTTCCATGATGGTAATGGTAGACGGTGTCCGCCTAAACTCATCACGCAGCGACAGCCGCCAGCTTGATTCCATCGATCCCTTCAACATTGAGCGTATTGAGGTGATTTCCGGCGCGACCTCACTCTACGGCGGCGGCAGCACCGGTGGCCTGATTAACATCGTCACCAAAAAAGGCCAGGCAGGCACCGAAGTGGAGTTGCAAACCGGTACCAAGAGCGGCTTTAACAGCCATAACGATCATGATGAGAATATCGCTGCGGCCGTGAGCGGAGGTAACGACAAGGCCTCCGGTCGTGTGTCCGTGGCTTATCAGCGTTATGGCGGCTGGTATGACGGCAAAGGCGATGAGGTGATCATCGATAATACCCAGACCGGGCTGCAGTATTCGGACCGTCTGGATCTGATGGGCACCGGAACGCTGAACATCGATGAAAACCAGCAGTTGCAGCTCACCACGCAATATTTCAAAAGTGAATCGGATGGTAAGCACGGGCTGTATCTGGGCGAGAACTTCTCGGCGGTGACCGGTTCGGGTAACGCCTATAACGCTGGTAATCTCAACTCCGATCGCCTGCCCGGCACTGAACGCCACCTGATAAACCTGCAGTACTCTAACACTGATTTTCTCGGCCAGGATTTAGTAGCGCAGATTTACTATCGTGATGAAAACCTGACTTTCTACCCCTTCCCCACTCTCAGCGGTGGTCGGGTAACCAGTATTGGCGCGTCACAGCAGAAGACGGATTTCTACGGCGGTAAGCTGACTATAAACAGCAAGCCCGTTGATTCGCTTTCGCTGACGTATGGTGTCGATGCTGAGCACGAAACTTTCGATGCCAATCAGCAGTTCTTTGACCTGAACACTGCGGCGCAGAGCGGCGGGATGACGCTGGAAAACGCCTATAACGTTGGCCGATATCCGGGCTACAGCATCACCAACCTTGCGCCTTTCCTGCAGTCCAGCTATGACATTGATGCCATCACGCTAAGCGGCGGTGTGCGTTATCAGTACACGAAAAACAAAGTGGATGATTTTGTTGGCTACGCCCAGCAGCAGGCCTTAGCCACTGGTATTGCAACATCGGCTGACGCCGTACCGGGTGGCTCAACCAATTACAATAATCTGCTGTTAAACGCGGGGATCCTGGGCCGCATTACCGAGCGCCAGCAGGTTTGGTTTAACTTCTCCCAGGGCTTTGAAATTCCGGATCTGGCGAAATATTACGGCTCAGGTACCTACCAGTTGGAGAACGGGCATTACAACCTGACCAACAGCGTTAACGTGAATAACTCTAAACTGGACGGCATTAAAGTTGATGCCTACGAGCTCGGCTGGCGCTTCACCGGTGATAATCTGCGTACACAGCTGGCGGCTTACTATTCACTTTCAGACAAAACCATCAGCATCAATAAAACCGACATGACCATTAATCTGGACGACGATAAGCGACGGATTTATGGCGTTGAGGGTCAGGTCGATTATTTCTTCAGTGACAGTGAATGGAGCAGTGGCTCGAATTTCAACATCATCAAATCAGAAACGCGCGTCGACGGAAAATGGGAGAAGCTGACTATCGACAGCGCCAGCCCGTCTAAATTCAGTGCCTGGCTGAACTGGGCACCGGGCGACTGGAATCTGCGGGTACAGAGCACGCAAACCTTCGATGTTTCCGATGCTGATGGCAAGAAAATTAATGGCTATAACACCGTTGATTTCCTGGGGAGTTACGCACTGCCGGTTGGAAAACTCAGCTTTAGCGTCGAGAACCTGCTGGACAAGGATTACACCACTGCGTGGGGACAACGCGCACCGGGGTTGTACAGCCCGACCTATGGTGATGCCGGACTCTATACTTATAAAGGACGCGGCAGGACTTTTGGCCTGAATTATTCGGTCGTGTTCTGA